Proteins encoded together in one Nostoc sp. PCC 7524 window:
- a CDS encoding HetZ-related protein 2: MQTLKQGFEERNLAMVTEAEKLAQYWHKRLAAECPEQNVAARESIVLWLLGRDLQRFDLLNPKELDIVKQAMEYRWKILIQRYLGIGRERAYRNLITRLGSLVTLRNKIQTWISLSRDRQRSVMDVLQEVLQEMLQSDNYMQQQMAYIAETTLDKRLKDNLLLATVEEYALRPVRNQPLIVYRFVNYLRRSQRGGLTQVPTNDLVRLVSEEVLSDDSDNRVNLVDNQAIAEYQEAQQLEEQQLLRQTVQQEFADYLQENLGTEAVEWLRLYLKGKTQDEIAKKLNKPIKEIYRLREKISYHAVRVFALKGKPELVDNWLSISLEENNLGLTPTQWQQFYENLTPTGRQILDLRKAGDSTEAIAEKLQLKPHQVMGEWTKVYLAAQAMRTRD, translated from the coding sequence ATGCAAACTTTAAAACAGGGTTTCGAGGAGCGCAATCTCGCTATGGTAACGGAAGCAGAAAAACTAGCGCAATATTGGCATAAGCGGCTAGCTGCGGAATGTCCAGAACAAAATGTGGCAGCTAGGGAAAGTATTGTTCTCTGGCTGTTGGGTCGTGATTTACAACGGTTTGATCTGCTCAACCCCAAGGAACTCGATATTGTGAAACAAGCGATGGAATATCGCTGGAAAATTTTAATTCAACGCTACTTAGGGATAGGACGGGAACGTGCTTATCGTAATCTCATCACGCGGTTAGGCAGTTTAGTCACATTACGCAATAAGATCCAAACCTGGATTTCCCTGAGTCGCGATCGCCAGCGCAGTGTAATGGATGTCTTGCAAGAGGTATTGCAAGAAATGCTGCAAAGCGATAACTATATGCAGCAACAAATGGCTTACATCGCCGAAACTACCTTAGATAAACGACTGAAAGATAATTTACTCTTGGCGACAGTAGAAGAGTATGCTTTACGACCAGTACGTAATCAACCATTAATAGTGTATCGTTTCGTTAACTATCTGCGGCGCTCTCAACGGGGCGGTTTAACTCAAGTACCTACCAACGACTTAGTACGGTTAGTTTCCGAAGAAGTGCTATCCGATGACAGCGATAATCGCGTTAACTTGGTAGATAACCAAGCGATCGCAGAATATCAAGAAGCACAGCAATTAGAAGAACAACAACTACTGCGGCAAACAGTACAACAAGAATTTGCCGATTATTTACAGGAGAATCTAGGCACTGAAGCAGTAGAATGGCTCAGACTCTACCTCAAAGGCAAAACACAGGACGAAATCGCCAAAAAATTAAATAAGCCCATCAAAGAAATTTACCGACTACGAGAAAAAATTAGCTATCATGCTGTGCGTGTGTTTGCCCTCAAAGGTAAACCAGAACTCGTAGACAATTGGCTATCAATTTCCTTGGAGGAAAATAACTTGGGGTTAACACCAACCCAGTGGCAGCAATTTTATGAAAACTTAACCCCCACAGGACGGCAAATATTAGATTTACGAAAAGCTGGTGACTCTACAGAAGCCATAGCCGAAAAATTGCAACTCAAACCCCATCAGGTGATGGGTGAATGGACAAAAGTCTATCTAGCAGCCCAAGCTATGAGAACAAGGGATTAA